The Streptomyces rubrogriseus genomic sequence CCAGGTGACGCAGCTGTACGGCGCCGACTACCTGCCGCCCCAGCCGCGCACGTACGCCGGCAAGGTCAAGAACGCGCAGGAGGCGCACGAGGCGATCCGCCCCTCCGGCGACCGCTTCCGCACGCCCGCCGAGACCGGCCTGACCGGCGACCAGTTCAAGCTGTACGAACTGATCTGGAAGCGGACCGTCGCCTCCCAGATGAAGGACGCGACCGGCAACAGCGTCACCGTGAAGATCGGCGGCGCCGCCTCCGACGGCCGGGACGTCGAGTTCAGCGCCTCCGGCAAGACCATCACCTTCCACGGCTTCCTCAAGGCCTACGTCGAGGGCGCCGACGACCCGAACGCCGAGCTGGACGACCGCGAGCGGCGCCTGCCGCAGGTCGCCGAGGGCGACGCGCTGACGGCCGAGGAGATCACGGTCGACGGCCACGCCACCAAGCCCCCGGCCCGCTACACCGAGGCGTCGCTGGTCAAGGAGCTGGAAGAGCGCGAGATCGGCCGCCCGTCGACGTACGCGTCGATCATCGGCACCATCCTGGACCGCGGCTACGTCTTCAAGAAGGGCACGGCCCTCGTCCCGTCCTTCCTCTCCTTCGCCGTGGTCAACCTCCTGGAGAAGCACTTCGGGCGGCTCGTCGACTACGACTTCACCGCCAGGATGGAGGACGACCTCGACCGCATCGCCCGCGGCGAGGCCCAGTCGGTGCCGTGGCTGCGCCGCTTCTACTTCGGCGAGGGCGACGGCACGGGCGGCGGCGGCGCGGCCGACGCGGGCAACGGCGACGGGGACCACCTCGGCGGCCTGAAGGAGCTGGTGACCGACCTCGGCGCGATCGACGCGCGCGAGGTGTCCTCCTTCCCCGTCGGCAACGACATCAAGCTGCGCGTCGGCCGCTACGGCCCCTACGTCGAGCGCGGCGAGAAGGACGCCGAGAACCACCAGCGCGCCGACGTCCCCGAGGACCTGGCCCCGGACGAGCTGTCCGTGGAGCTGGCGGAGGAACTGCTCGCCAAGCCGAGCGGCGACTTCGAGCTGGGCACCGACCCGGCCACCGGCCACGCCATCGTCGCCAAGGACGGCCGCTACGGCCCCTACGTCACCGAGGTGCTCCCCGAGGGCACCCCGAAGACCGGCAAGAACGCCGTGAAGCCGCGCACCGCCTCGCTGTTCAAGTCGATGTCGCTGGACACGGTGACCCTCGACGACGCCCTGAAGCTCATGTCGCTGCCGCGGGTCGTCGGCGCCGACGCGGAGGGCGTGGAGATCACCGCGCAGAACGGCCGCTACGGCCCGTACCTGAAGAAGGGCACGGACTCGCGGTCCCTCCAGACCGAGGAGCAGCTCTTCGAGATCACGCTGGAGGAGGCGCTGGCGATCTACGCCCAGCCCAAGCAGCGTGGCCGGGCCGCGGCGAAGCCGCCGCTGAAGGAGCTGGGCACCGACCCGGTCAGCGAGAAGCCGGTCGTGGTCAAGGACGGCCGCTTCGGCCCGTACGTCACCGACGGCGAGACCAACGCGACCCTGCGCTCCGGCGACAGCGTCGAGGAGATCACGCCCGAGCGCGGCTACGAACTGCTGGCCGAGAAGCGTGCCAAGGGGCCCGCCAAGAAGACGGCGAAGAAGGCCGTGAAGAAGACGGCCGCCAAGAAGGCCCCGGCCAAGAAGGCGACGGCCACCAAGAAGACGGCCGCCGCCAAGACCACGGCGGCCAAGAAGACCGCCGCCAAGAGCACCGCGAAGAAGACGACCGCCAAGACGGCGACGAAGAAGGCGACCGCGTCGAAGGCGTCGGAGGACTGAGCCCGGATCAGGCCCGCCCGCTCCTCCTCACGCCTTCTCGCGTCTCCACGCACGCTCTTCGCAAAACGAACGCCCCGGCATCATTTCGGTGTCGGGGCGCGCGTACGTTCGGCCGCGCACACCGGACTGTCGGCGGCGACCGATAGGCTGAACGCATGACGCGAGCCGAGCAGCCAACGGCCCCTCACCCCGCCCCGGACGACGCCCTGGTCGCGGACTCCCGCGAGCGCGCCGTCCGCGCCCTGCTGCGCCGTCCGCAGCTGAGGCGTTTGTGGAGCGCACAGCTCGTGGGGGGTGTGGGCGACATCCTCGCCCTGCTGGTGCTGGTCCTCCTCACGGTCCAGGCCGCGATCGGCGCGGGCTCCTTCGGCGGGGGCTACCGCGGCGTGGCGTTCGCAGTGGCGACCGTTTTCGGCGTCCGGATCCTGGCGACGCTGCTCTTCGGCGCGGTCCTGCTCGGGCCCCTGACCTCCCTCACCTCGCAGGACGGCCCGCTCGACCGGCGCTGGACCATGGTGGGCGCCGACGGGCTGCGGGCCGCCCTGCTGATCGTCGCGCCCCTGTGGATCGACTGGACGCCCGACGACGCGCTCGCCTACCTCCTGGTGACCGCCTTCGTCACCGGCGTCGCCGAGCGCTTCTGGACGGTGTGCCGGGAGAGCGCGGCGCCCGCGCTGCTGCCCGCCCCGCCCCTGGAGGGCGCGACGGTACGGCCGCTGCCGGACCACATGGACGCGCTGCGCCGCCTGTCGCTGCGCACGAGCTTCGTCGCCATCCCCCTCGCGGCCGCCGTGCTGGTCGTCGCGGGACTCCTGAACAACCTGCTGGGCGCCGGCGTCGACTGGTTCGCCGAGCACCAGGCGGCGCTCGGCTCGTACGTGGCGGCCGGCCTGTTCGCCGCGTCCCTGTCCGTGGTGAGCTTCCTGGAGCTGCCCGCGCTGCGCACCCCGCGCGCGCGGTCGCCGCTGGAGGGCATGCGCCGCCCCCGGAGCGGCGGCGTCGTCGACAAGGGCCGCACCGGAGTGCTCCCGCTGCTGGTGTTCGCCTGCGCCGCGGTCGCCGCGGTGGTGGCCGCCACGGTCGCCGTCGCGGTGCTGCACGCCAAGGACCTGGGCGGCGGCCCGGTGCTCTACGGCCTGGCCGTGGGCGCGCTGACCGGCGGCGTCGTCGTCGGCATCCGCACCGCGCCCGCGCTGCTGCCCTCCCTGTCCCGCCGGCGGCTGCTCGCCCTGGCGATCGCCTTCGCCGGCGTCACCCTGCTGGCCGCCGGTCTCGTCCCGGACGACACCACCGTGCTGCTGCTCCTCGCGCTGTCGGGCGTCGGCGCGGGCGTCACCGCGAACACCGGGCACGCGCTGCTCGACCAGGAGACCGAGGACCACCGCCGGGCCCGGACCACCGAGCACCTGCACGCCGTCGTCCGGGTCTACGTGGCGCTCGGCGCGGTCGTCGGGCCCGTGCTGGCCGCGGCGATCGGACCGCACCGGCTGGAGAACGGCAGGTTCGTCTTCGCCCACGGCGGCGCCGCGTTCGTCCTGATGCTGCTCGGCGCGCTGCTGCTGCCGCTGGCCGCGCTGGTACTGGCCAAGGTCGACGACCGCTCCGGCGTGCCGCTGCGCCACGACCTGCGGGACGCGCTGCTCGGCGGCGACGACCCGGTGCCGACGTCGGCCGCGACCGGCTTCTTCATCGCCCTGGAGGGCGGCGACGGCGCCGGCAAGTCCACCCAGGCCGAGGCCCTCGCCGAGTGGATCCGCGGCAAGGGGCACGAGGTCGTGCTCACCCGCGAGCCCGGCGCGACCCCGGTCGGCAAGCGCCTGCGCTCCATCTTGCTGGACGTCTCCAGCGCCGGACTGTCGCACCGCGCGGAGGCCCTGCTGTACGCCGCCGACCGCGCGGAGCACGTCGACACTGTGGTGCGGCCCGCCCTGGAGCGCGGTGCCGTGGTCATCTCCGACCGGTACATCGACTCCTCGGTCGCCTACCAGGGCGCCGGGCGCGACCTGTCGCCGACCGAGATCGCCCGCATCAACCGCTGGGCCACCAACGGGCTCGTACCGCACCTGACCGTCCTGCTGGACGTGGCGCCGGAGGCCGCCCGCGAGCGGTTCACCGAGGCGCCGGACCGGCTGGAGTCGGAGCCCGCCGAGTTCCACGCGCGCGTGCGCTCCGGATTCCTCACCCTGGCCGCCGCCGACCCCGGCCGCTACCTCGTCGTGGACGCCGGTCAGGAGCCGGAGGCCGTCACCACCGTCGTACGCCACCGGCTCGACCAGGTGCTGCCGCTGTCCGAGGCCGAGATCAAGGCCCGGGAGGAGGCGCGTCGCAAGGCCGAGGAGGAGGCCCGACGCAAGGCCGAGGAAGAGGCCGCCCGCAAGGCCGAGGAGGAGCGGCTGGAGCGCGAGCGCCTCGAGGAGGAGGCGCGGGTGCGCGCCGAGGAGGAGGAGCGCAAGCGCCGCGAGCTGGAGGAGGCGCAGCGGCGCGAGGCCGAGCGGCAGGCCGAGGAGGCCAGGCAGCGGGCCGAGGAGGCGCGCCGCAAGGCCGAGGAGGAGCGGGCCCGGCTCCTGGCCGAGGAGAAGGCGCGCGCCGAGGAGGAGGCGCGGCTGCGGGCCGAGGAGGAGCGGCGCCGCAAGCAGGCCGAGGAGGAGGAGCGGCTGCGCGCCGAGGCCGAGGCCCGGCGCCTGGAGAAGCAGCGCAAGGCCGAGGAGGCCCTGCTGCGCGCCGAGGAGGCGCGCCGGGCGGCGGAGCAGGCCGCGGCCGCGGCCGCGGCCGGTCCCAAGTCGGCGGCCCCCGCGGCGGCGGACGCCCCCCGTCCGAAGCCGGCCGCCTCGGCCCCCACCGACGCGGCGACCGTGCCGACCCCGATCGTGACCCCGACCAACGCCTCCGGCGGGCCGGTGGAGGACACGGCCGTACTGCGTCCGGTCCGGGACACGCCCGACGACGACCAGGCCGACGATGTGAAGGACGGCGGCCGGGCGTCCGGCGAGTCCGAGTCCGAGGTGACGACCGAACTGCCCAAGCCGCCGGTGCCGTCCGGCGCGGCGGACGAGACGGCGGTGCTTCCGGCGGTGGAGCCGCGGGACGCCGACGAGACGGCGGTCCTGCCGTCCGTGACGCCGCCGGGAGACGCCGACGAGACGGCCGTCCTGCCGCCCGTGCGCGGGGACGACCCCGCCGACCGGGTCCCGCCGGGCTACTTCCGGGAGGAGAGCCCGGCCGAGGAGGCCCAGGACCGCACGCGTGAGCTGCCCCAGATCGACCCCGACCAGGCACCGCCGTCCCGCAGGCGCCGCTCCGACTGGGCCGAGGAGACCCCGCTGGACGACCTGCCGACGCTGGCGGACGAGTTGCTCGGGCCGCACGACGAGGACGAGGGCGGCCGGGACGACGAGGGCCGCGGCGGCCGGGGCAGGGGCCGGGGACGACGCTGAGCACCGGGACCGCCGCGTTGTCGGTGCCGCCCCGCACAATGGAGGGCGCGCCGCGGATCAGCGCGGCGGCTCGGTGTCACGGCTGGGTGTCACGGCTCGATGTGACGGCTCGGTGCGACGGCTCTGTGTGCGGGCTCGGTGTGAGGAAAGGACGGCGTGACCCATGACCGTGTGGGACGACCTCGTCGGGCAGGAGAAGGTGTGCGAGCCGCTCGCCGCCGCCGCCCGGGACGCCGACGCCTTCGTCACCGCCGCCGCGGCCGAGGGCCCGCTGCCGCAGTCGACGAGCATGACGCACGCCTGGCTGTTCACCGGCCCGCCCGGCTCCGGCGTGGCACAGACGGCCCGGGCGTTCGCCGCCGCGCTGCAGTGCGTGAGCCCCGACCGCGCTCTCGGCGGCGTCCCCGGCTGCGGCTTCTGCGACGGCTGCCACACCGCACTGGTCGGCACCCACGCGGACGTCAGCACCGTGGTCGCCATGGGCGCCGAGATCCGCGCCCAGGACATGCGGGACACCGTCCGCAAGTCGTTCACCTCACCCGCGAACGGCCGCTGGCAGATCATCCTCGTCGAGGAGGCCGAGCGGCTGAACGAGAAGTCGGCCAACGCCGTCCTGAAGGCCGTGGAGGAACCGGCGCCGCGGACCGTGTGGCTGCTGTGCGCCCCCTCCGTCGAGGACGTCCTGCCCACGATCCGCTCCCGCTGCCGCCACCTGAACCTGCGCACGCCGTCCGTCGAGGCCGTCGCCGACATGCTCGTACGGCGCGAGGGCATCGAACCGGACGTCGCCGCCGCGGCGGCCCGCGCCACCCAGGGCCACATCGACCGCGCCCGCCGCCTGGCCACCGACAAGGCCGCCCGGGACCGCCGGGCCGCCGTGCTGAAGCTGCCGCTGCGGGTGGAGGACGTCGGCGGTGCCCTCAAGGCGGCCCAGGAGCTGGTCGACGCCGCGGCGGAGGACGCCAAGCAGCTCGCCGAGGAGATGGACGCCAAGGAGACCGAGGAGCTGAAGGCGGCACTCGGTGCCGCCCAGGGCGGCCGGCTCCCGCGCGGCACGGCCGGCGTGATCAAGGACCTGGAGGCCGACCAGAAACGCCGCAAGGCGCGCACCCAGCGCAACAGCCTCGACCTCGCCCTCAGCGAGCTGACCGGCTTCTACCGCGACGTCCTCGCCCTCCAGCTCGGCTCCCGCGTGGCCATCGCCAACGCCGACGCGGAGGACGCCCTGGAGCGGCTCGCCCGCGGC encodes the following:
- the tmk gene encoding dTMP kinase, with protein sequence MTRAEQPTAPHPAPDDALVADSRERAVRALLRRPQLRRLWSAQLVGGVGDILALLVLVLLTVQAAIGAGSFGGGYRGVAFAVATVFGVRILATLLFGAVLLGPLTSLTSQDGPLDRRWTMVGADGLRAALLIVAPLWIDWTPDDALAYLLVTAFVTGVAERFWTVCRESAAPALLPAPPLEGATVRPLPDHMDALRRLSLRTSFVAIPLAAAVLVVAGLLNNLLGAGVDWFAEHQAALGSYVAAGLFAASLSVVSFLELPALRTPRARSPLEGMRRPRSGGVVDKGRTGVLPLLVFACAAVAAVVAATVAVAVLHAKDLGGGPVLYGLAVGALTGGVVVGIRTAPALLPSLSRRRLLALAIAFAGVTLLAAGLVPDDTTVLLLLALSGVGAGVTANTGHALLDQETEDHRRARTTEHLHAVVRVYVALGAVVGPVLAAAIGPHRLENGRFVFAHGGAAFVLMLLGALLLPLAALVLAKVDDRSGVPLRHDLRDALLGGDDPVPTSAATGFFIALEGGDGAGKSTQAEALAEWIRGKGHEVVLTREPGATPVGKRLRSILLDVSSAGLSHRAEALLYAADRAEHVDTVVRPALERGAVVISDRYIDSSVAYQGAGRDLSPTEIARINRWATNGLVPHLTVLLDVAPEAARERFTEAPDRLESEPAEFHARVRSGFLTLAAADPGRYLVVDAGQEPEAVTTVVRHRLDQVLPLSEAEIKAREEARRKAEEEARRKAEEEAARKAEEERLERERLEEEARVRAEEEERKRRELEEAQRREAERQAEEARQRAEEARRKAEEERARLLAEEKARAEEEARLRAEEERRRKQAEEEERLRAEAEARRLEKQRKAEEALLRAEEARRAAEQAAAAAAAGPKSAAPAAADAPRPKPAASAPTDAATVPTPIVTPTNASGGPVEDTAVLRPVRDTPDDDQADDVKDGGRASGESESEVTTELPKPPVPSGAADETAVLPAVEPRDADETAVLPSVTPPGDADETAVLPPVRGDDPADRVPPGYFREESPAEEAQDRTRELPQIDPDQAPPSRRRRSDWAEETPLDDLPTLADELLGPHDEDEGGRDDEGRGGRGRGRGRR
- the topA gene encoding type I DNA topoisomerase, with product MSPTSETANGGRRLVIVESPAKAKTIKGYLGPGYVVEASVGHIRDLPSGAAEVPEKYTGEVRRLGVDVEHDFQPIYVVNADKKSQVKKLKDLLKESDELFLATDEDREGEAIAWHLQEVLKPKIPVKRMVFHEITKEAIRAAVANPRELNQKLVDAQETRRILDRLYGYEVSPVLWKKVMPRLSAGRVQSVATRLVVERERERIAFRSAEYWDLTGTFATGRAGDASDPSSLVARLQTVDGRRVAQGRDFDSLGQLKSANTLHLDETNARALAAALENTRFAVRSVESKPYRRSPYAPFRTTTLQQEASRKLGFGAKSTMQVAQKLYENGYITYMRTDSTTLSDTAVSAARAQVTQLYGADYLPPQPRTYAGKVKNAQEAHEAIRPSGDRFRTPAETGLTGDQFKLYELIWKRTVASQMKDATGNSVTVKIGGAASDGRDVEFSASGKTITFHGFLKAYVEGADDPNAELDDRERRLPQVAEGDALTAEEITVDGHATKPPARYTEASLVKELEEREIGRPSTYASIIGTILDRGYVFKKGTALVPSFLSFAVVNLLEKHFGRLVDYDFTARMEDDLDRIARGEAQSVPWLRRFYFGEGDGTGGGGAADAGNGDGDHLGGLKELVTDLGAIDAREVSSFPVGNDIKLRVGRYGPYVERGEKDAENHQRADVPEDLAPDELSVELAEELLAKPSGDFELGTDPATGHAIVAKDGRYGPYVTEVLPEGTPKTGKNAVKPRTASLFKSMSLDTVTLDDALKLMSLPRVVGADAEGVEITAQNGRYGPYLKKGTDSRSLQTEEQLFEITLEEALAIYAQPKQRGRAAAKPPLKELGTDPVSEKPVVVKDGRFGPYVTDGETNATLRSGDSVEEITPERGYELLAEKRAKGPAKKTAKKAVKKTAAKKAPAKKATATKKTAAAKTTAAKKTAAKSTAKKTTAKTATKKATASKASED
- a CDS encoding DNA polymerase III subunit delta', whose amino-acid sequence is MTVWDDLVGQEKVCEPLAAAARDADAFVTAAAAEGPLPQSTSMTHAWLFTGPPGSGVAQTARAFAAALQCVSPDRALGGVPGCGFCDGCHTALVGTHADVSTVVAMGAEIRAQDMRDTVRKSFTSPANGRWQIILVEEAERLNEKSANAVLKAVEEPAPRTVWLLCAPSVEDVLPTIRSRCRHLNLRTPSVEAVADMLVRREGIEPDVAAAAARATQGHIDRARRLATDKAARDRRAAVLKLPLRVEDVGGALKAAQELVDAAAEDAKQLAEEMDAKETEELKAALGAAQGGRLPRGTAGVIKDLEADQKRRKARTQRNSLDLALSELTGFYRDVLALQLGSRVAIANADAEDALERLARGSTPESTLRRIEAVAACGEALDRNVPPLLAVEAMTMALRSG